One window of the Dehalococcoidia bacterium genome contains the following:
- a CDS encoding radical SAM protein gives MKEKVEEALAALADCTVCPRDCHVDRLHDRFGVCRVGRYARVASFFPHFGEEDVLRGWRGSGTIFFSWCNLRCVFCQNFEVSQIGEGEEVSPRDLARIMLRLQEMGCHNINFVTPEHVVPQVLEALPYAIEMGLRLPIVYNTSSYDSLHSIRLMEGVVDIYMPDFKLWQREHARKYLLAPDYPEVARRVVKAMHEQVGELVVDENGLALRGVLVRHLVMPGLLEDTREIMRFLARELSPDTYVNIMDQYYPAWKAKTEPKYAEINRRVRSEEMAAAYACAREAGLWRFDTRWRLLRRPRPLVL, from the coding sequence CTGAAGGAGAAGGTGGAGGAGGCCCTCGCTGCCCTGGCCGACTGCACCGTCTGCCCCCGCGACTGCCACGTGGACCGGCTCCACGACCGCTTCGGCGTGTGCAGGGTGGGGCGCTACGCCCGTGTCGCCTCCTTCTTTCCCCACTTCGGCGAGGAGGACGTGCTGCGGGGCTGGCGCGGCTCGGGCACCATCTTCTTCTCCTGGTGCAACCTGCGTTGCGTCTTCTGCCAGAACTTCGAGGTGAGCCAGATCGGTGAGGGTGAAGAGGTATCGCCGCGGGACCTGGCCCGCATCATGCTCCGCCTGCAGGAGATGGGCTGCCACAACATCAACTTCGTCACTCCCGAGCACGTGGTGCCCCAGGTGCTGGAGGCGCTGCCCTACGCCATCGAGATGGGCCTGCGCCTGCCCATCGTCTACAACACCAGCTCCTACGACTCCCTGCACTCCATCCGCCTGATGGAGGGCGTGGTGGACATCTACATGCCCGACTTCAAGCTGTGGCAGCGGGAGCACGCCCGCAAGTACCTGCTGGCCCCGGACTATCCGGAGGTGGCGCGGCGGGTGGTGAAGGCCATGCACGAGCAGGTGGGGGAGCTGGTGGTGGACGAGAACGGCCTGGCCCTGCGGGGAGTGCTGGTGCGCCACCTGGTGATGCCGGGCCTCCTGGAGGACACGCGGGAGATCATGCGCTTCCTGGCCCGCGAGCTTTCGCCCGATACCTACGTGAACATCATGGACCAGTACTACCCGGCCTGGAAGGCGAAGACGGAGCCCAAATACGCCGAGATCAACCGCCGCGTCCGCAGCGAGGAGATGGCGGCGGCCTACGCCTGCGCCCGCGAGGCGGGGCTGTGGCGCTTCGACACTCGCTGGCGCCTCCTGCGACGCCCACGGCCGCTGGTGCTGTAG